One window from the genome of Lentibacillus daqui encodes:
- a CDS encoding oxidoreductase gives MLTIGYIGNGKSTNRYHLPFVLQRENIKVKTIYRRNPEHDSWDKVAGINYTSDLDELLNDKDIQLIVVCTKHDSHYEYAKLVLEHNKNCLVEKPFMENSGQAKEIFALAKEKGLIVQAYQNRRFDSDFLTVQKVIEEGKIGDLLEVEMHFDYYRPEVPESAHSFDPASSFLYAHGCHTLDQVISYFGKPDHIHYDVRQLLGQGRMNDYFDLDLYFGRLKVSVKSSYFRLKERPSFVVYGKNGCFVKQTKDRQEEHLKLFYMPDNKDFGIDTIKHYGVLTYIDEEGTIHEEKVKSVNGDYGRVYDDLYKAVINGQDKTITDEQTLLQMEMLERGIENLK, from the coding sequence ATGCTTACTATCGGTTATATTGGAAATGGGAAAAGCACGAACAGATATCACCTGCCGTTCGTACTGCAAAGAGAGAATATAAAGGTAAAAACAATTTATCGGAGAAATCCTGAACATGACAGCTGGGATAAGGTTGCAGGAATAAATTATACTTCCGACTTAGATGAATTATTAAACGACAAGGACATTCAACTCATTGTGGTTTGCACAAAACATGACAGCCACTATGAATACGCAAAACTAGTATTGGAACATAATAAAAACTGTTTGGTAGAGAAGCCTTTTATGGAAAATTCAGGGCAGGCAAAAGAAATATTTGCATTGGCGAAAGAGAAAGGATTAATTGTTCAGGCGTATCAAAATAGACGTTTCGATAGTGATTTTTTAACCGTTCAAAAGGTCATAGAAGAAGGGAAAATAGGGGACTTGCTGGAAGTGGAAATGCATTTTGACTATTACCGCCCCGAAGTACCCGAGTCTGCCCACTCTTTTGATCCCGCTTCGTCATTCTTATATGCACATGGCTGCCATACACTGGATCAGGTCATCAGTTACTTCGGCAAGCCGGATCATATACATTACGATGTAAGGCAATTATTAGGACAAGGGAGAATGAATGACTATTTCGATTTGGATTTATACTTTGGTAGATTAAAGGTATCTGTAAAATCCAGTTATTTTAGACTTAAAGAAAGACCGAGCTTCGTCGTTTATGGCAAAAATGGGTGCTTTGTGAAACAAACCAAAGATCGTCAGGAGGAACATTTAAAGTTGTTTTACATGCCTGATAACAAAGATTTTGGTATAGATACAATAAAACATTATGGTGTACTGACATATATTGATGAAGAAGGTACAATCCACGAAGAAAAAGTGAAATCTGTAAATGGCGATTATGGAAGAGTGTATGATGACTTATATAAAGCCGTCATAAATGGTCAAGATAAAACCATTACAGATGAACAGACACTGCTGCAAATGGAAATGTTGGAAAGGGGAATTGAAAACTTAAAGTAG
- a CDS encoding PTS system mannose/fructose/sorbose family transporter subunit IID → MAQELKLSRRDRVSIWWRSTFLQGSWNYERMQNGGWAFSMIPAIKRLYKTKEDRAAALQRHLEFFNTHPYVASPIMGVTLALEEERANGAPVDNKAIQGVKVGMMGPLAGIGDPTFWFTVKPILGALAASLAMTGNILGPILYFVLWNLIRMGFMWYTQELGYKAGSKITDDLSGGLLQDITKGAAILGMFILGALVNRWVDVTFTPTVSKVKLDEGAYIDWDKLPSGAAGIKSALEQQADGRSLSKYDVTTLQDNLDSLIPGLAGLLLTLLCMWLLRKKVSPIMMILGLFVVGIVFHLIHLM, encoded by the coding sequence TTGGCACAGGAATTGAAATTATCAAGAAGAGATCGTGTTTCTATTTGGTGGCGTTCCACGTTCCTTCAAGGTTCTTGGAACTATGAACGTATGCAAAACGGTGGTTGGGCATTTTCCATGATTCCCGCGATCAAAAGATTATATAAAACAAAAGAAGACCGTGCTGCTGCACTGCAACGTCACTTGGAGTTTTTTAATACGCATCCATATGTAGCTTCACCTATTATGGGTGTAACTTTAGCGCTCGAAGAAGAACGTGCAAACGGCGCGCCGGTTGACAACAAAGCAATTCAAGGTGTTAAAGTCGGTATGATGGGACCATTGGCGGGTATTGGGGATCCAACTTTCTGGTTTACGGTTAAACCAATCCTTGGTGCATTGGCGGCTTCTCTGGCTATGACTGGCAACATACTTGGACCCATTCTTTACTTCGTTTTATGGAATCTCATTCGTATGGGATTCATGTGGTATACACAAGAACTTGGCTACAAGGCTGGTTCCAAAATTACGGATGACTTATCTGGCGGATTACTTCAGGATATTACGAAAGGTGCTGCAATACTAGGTATGTTCATCCTTGGTGCATTAGTCAATCGTTGGGTAGATGTAACATTTACGCCGACGGTATCCAAGGTGAAACTTGACGAAGGTGCATATATTGATTGGGATAAGTTACCTTCTGGAGCTGCAGGAATTAAAAGTGCATTGGAACAGCAAGCTGACGGTCGGTCATTGAGCAAATATGATGTAACCACATTACAAGACAACTTGGACAGCTTAATTCCTGGTTTGGCTGGATTGTTGCTAACACTTCTTTGTATGTGGCTACTTAGGAAGAAAGTCTCTCCAATTATGATGATTCTTGGGTTGTTCGTGGTCGGTATTGTCTTCCACCTCATACACTTGATGTAA
- a CDS encoding PTS mannose/fructose/sorbose transporter subunit IIC, with protein sequence MDLNIIQIILIVIVAFLAGMEGVLDEFHFHQPIIACTLIGLVTGDLAACLVLGGTLQFLALGWANIGAAVAPDAALASVASAIILVLGGQGEAGVSSAIAIAVPLAVAGLLLTIIVRTIATGIVHLMDAAAKEGNLRKIDFWHIVGICLQGLRIAIPAALIVAIGAGPVKELLQAMPDWLTDGLAIGGGMVVAVGYAMVINMMATKEVWPFFAIGFVLATIPDITLLGLGGIGLSLALIYLALTKQGGSGNGGNGNTGDPLGDIIDNY encoded by the coding sequence ATGGATTTAAATATTATTCAAATAATATTAATTGTTATCGTAGCATTTTTGGCTGGTATGGAAGGAGTATTGGATGAATTCCATTTCCATCAGCCAATTATTGCTTGTACATTAATCGGATTAGTTACGGGAGATTTAGCGGCATGCCTTGTTTTAGGTGGTACCCTGCAATTTCTCGCTTTAGGTTGGGCAAATATCGGAGCTGCCGTAGCACCAGACGCTGCATTAGCATCTGTTGCATCTGCAATTATTTTAGTTTTAGGTGGTCAAGGTGAAGCCGGCGTGTCATCTGCAATCGCGATCGCAGTTCCACTTGCAGTTGCAGGTTTATTATTGACAATCATCGTCCGTACGATTGCAACAGGAATAGTACACTTGATGGATGCCGCAGCCAAGGAAGGAAACCTTCGAAAAATAGATTTTTGGCATATTGTTGGTATCTGCCTGCAGGGGTTACGTATTGCAATCCCCGCCGCATTGATTGTGGCTATTGGCGCAGGTCCGGTTAAAGAGTTACTTCAAGCTATGCCAGACTGGTTGACAGACGGTTTGGCAATCGGTGGTGGGATGGTAGTAGCTGTTGGTTATGCAATGGTTATTAACATGATGGCTACAAAAGAAGTATGGCCATTCTTTGCGATTGGTTTCGTATTGGCAACTATTCCTGACATTACCTTATTAGGTCTTGGCGGTATCGGTTTATCGCTTGCACTTATCTATTTAGCACTTACGAAACAAGGCGGTTCAGGTAATGGTGGAAACGGAAATACTGGCGATCCATTAGGCGATATTATTGATAACTACTAA